One stretch of Chryseobacterium fluminis DNA includes these proteins:
- a CDS encoding heme oxygenase, with the protein MNTIRLYKFKDSITMKIPFLNKESNLDVLDDPRQITMVDIQIVTEYVINISSAFIYEDLSYKELIHLCSSAKQTIEHYFIKNNNGYDMI; encoded by the coding sequence ATGAATACTATACGCTTATATAAATTTAAAGATTCAATCACCATGAAAATACCTTTCTTGAATAAGGAATCTAATTTGGATGTTTTAGATGATCCGAGGCAAATTACAATGGTAGATATTCAAATTGTTACGGAATATGTAATTAATATCTCCAGCGCTTTTATTTATGAAGATCTGTCGTACAAAGAATTGATACACCTATGCAGTTCTGCAAAACAAACTATAGAACATTATTTTATTAAAAACAACAATGGCTATGATATGATATAA